The Natronincola ferrireducens genome includes a window with the following:
- the addA gene encoding helicase-exonuclease AddAB subunit AddA: MKRWTKEQQAAIDARRSNLLVAAAAGSGKTAVLVERIIKIILEDKMDIDKLLIVTFTNAAAGEMRERIADAIVKELEKENENAEHLRRQINLLNKASIITLHAFCIEVVKKHFHFIDIDPNFRIGDTTETSILQMETLEELLEKEYEKNHPDFIGLVEVFGGRREDTPLQDLILKVYYFIQSQPKPYGWLKEQAEAFNIDLQGFEESLWVKTIKEGIQISLKGAMDLLKEAEEICNKPGGPYKYLDAIQDDMLQIEGLLLGLKKGVTTFYKNIENFKHKSLSRAKQEVDEDFKELVKGLRENSKDIIKTIKKDIFSLSPEAYIEDLQALYPLMVYLQQLLISFDKGYREKKRERGIVDFNDLEHYALEILENNKAAEEYRNRFEYIFVDEYQDSNIVQETLIGYIKRENNLFMVGDVKQSIYRFRLADPSLFIDKYEGYSIEGGAVNRRIDLSKNFRSRGEVLQGVNYIFKHIMSKALGEIDYTEDAFLYQGRDFQPIKDPSIEVNFIEKDFEEEEELQEEIEELENIEVEARIVAKRIKKLLKEEIYDENQGLYRRVDYKDIVVLMRTTQNWAETFLDTFMAEGIPAYADASTGYFETVEINMFMNLLKVIDNKRQDLPLLSVMRSPIGEFKIEELMEVRIFHKEDTFYEGIKAYIAGQSNPLTYKLQNFIDKLNRWSKEARFMKIDEFIWKLFTETGYFYYVGAMPGGGQKQANLRILLDRAKQFEKTSTKGLFNFIKFIEKLERSKGDMGAAKILGENDNVVRIMSIHKSKGLEFPVVITAGMGKNFNLRDVSADVLLHKDLGLGPKFTDLNLRTYRDTIAKLAMKDKIKMESLSEEMRILYVALTRPIDKLILVGSVKNLPKQVEKWRKNMNLYMLSTARSYFDWIGMVLAKHPDGEVLRELTELAWNEEQLLADPSRWSIHILHRRDIVIEEVEKVHQHKEAKEYLEEFHKTHFTAYKNQIDARLNWQYPNRRATSIPSKLSVSEIKKSTIATMDSIGYNIPTLTRKPKFLEGTKVFTAAEKGTILHFVLQHLDLEDLEKKENIEEQIQWMVIKELLTEEEAATVEGDKIKAYFDSNLGKRMLKADKVYRETPFNIKKRAEDVIEGLEDCDDSLLVQGVIDCHFQEGDGLVLIDYKSDYVPNNAPQIIAKKYEVQLKLYEEALEKITGKSVKEKYIYLFDIDRAIKL; the protein is encoded by the coding sequence ATGAAAAGGTGGACGAAGGAACAACAGGCGGCCATTGATGCTCGAAGAAGTAATCTATTGGTGGCTGCTGCTGCCGGTTCTGGAAAAACAGCTGTTTTAGTAGAAAGAATTATAAAAATCATTTTAGAGGATAAAATGGATATTGATAAACTTCTCATTGTAACCTTTACCAATGCTGCAGCTGGAGAAATGCGGGAGAGAATTGCCGATGCTATTGTCAAGGAATTGGAAAAAGAAAATGAAAATGCGGAGCATTTGAGAAGACAAATAAACCTTCTGAATAAAGCTTCTATTATAACCCTTCATGCCTTTTGTATTGAGGTAGTAAAAAAACACTTTCACTTTATTGATATTGATCCTAATTTTCGCATCGGGGATACAACAGAAACCAGTATTTTGCAGATGGAAACTCTAGAGGAGTTATTAGAGAAGGAGTATGAGAAAAATCATCCTGATTTTATTGGATTGGTGGAGGTCTTTGGTGGAAGGAGGGAGGATACTCCCCTACAGGATTTAATTCTAAAGGTCTACTACTTCATTCAAAGTCAACCGAAGCCCTATGGATGGTTAAAGGAACAGGCAGAAGCCTTTAACATAGATCTTCAGGGATTTGAGGAAAGTCTATGGGTCAAAACCATTAAAGAAGGAATCCAAATAAGTCTAAAGGGTGCCATGGATTTATTAAAAGAAGCTGAAGAAATATGTAATAAGCCAGGAGGTCCTTACAAATATTTAGATGCTATACAGGATGATATGCTTCAGATAGAAGGTCTGCTGCTGGGTTTAAAAAAGGGTGTTACAACCTTTTATAAAAATATAGAGAACTTTAAACATAAAAGTTTAAGCAGGGCAAAGCAAGAGGTAGATGAGGATTTCAAGGAATTAGTAAAAGGCCTAAGGGAGAATAGCAAAGATATTATAAAAACCATTAAAAAGGACATATTTTCCTTAAGTCCTGAAGCCTACATAGAGGACTTACAAGCCCTTTATCCTCTTATGGTATATCTTCAACAATTATTGATAAGTTTTGATAAAGGATATAGAGAGAAAAAAAGGGAAAGGGGCATTGTAGATTTCAATGATTTGGAGCATTATGCCCTGGAGATTTTAGAAAATAATAAGGCGGCTGAGGAGTACCGTAATAGATTTGAATATATATTTGTTGATGAATACCAAGATAGTAACATTGTTCAGGAAACCCTTATCGGTTATATAAAGAGAGAAAATAATCTTTTTATGGTGGGGGATGTAAAACAAAGTATATATCGATTTAGACTAGCAGATCCTAGTCTATTTATTGATAAATATGAGGGCTATTCTATTGAGGGGGGTGCTGTTAACAGAAGAATTGATTTATCAAAAAACTTTAGAAGTAGGGGAGAAGTTCTACAGGGCGTTAACTATATTTTTAAACATATTATGTCTAAAGCCTTAGGGGAAATAGATTATACAGAAGATGCCTTTCTCTATCAAGGTAGAGACTTTCAGCCAATAAAGGACCCATCTATCGAAGTGAACTTCATTGAGAAGGATTTTGAAGAGGAAGAGGAGCTTCAAGAAGAAATTGAAGAACTGGAAAATATAGAGGTAGAAGCACGGATTGTTGCCAAGAGGATTAAAAAGCTGTTAAAAGAAGAGATTTACGATGAAAATCAAGGATTATACAGGAGGGTGGATTATAAGGATATTGTTGTTCTCATGAGGACAACCCAAAACTGGGCAGAAACATTTTTGGATACATTTATGGCGGAAGGAATTCCTGCCTATGCCGATGCCAGTACTGGTTACTTTGAAACAGTAGAAATCAATATGTTTATGAATCTTCTTAAGGTTATTGATAATAAAAGACAGGATTTACCCCTCTTAAGTGTTATGAGGTCACCTATAGGAGAATTTAAGATAGAGGAATTAATGGAGGTAAGGATTTTCCATAAAGAAGATACTTTTTATGAAGGAATTAAGGCCTATATAGCTGGTCAATCCAATCCCTTGACTTATAAATTACAGAATTTTATTGATAAGCTCAATAGATGGTCGAAGGAAGCAAGATTTATGAAAATAGATGAGTTTATATGGAAGCTCTTTACTGAGACGGGATATTTCTATTATGTAGGAGCTATGCCTGGGGGAGGACAAAAACAAGCAAATCTTCGAATATTATTAGACAGAGCTAAACAATTTGAAAAAACCTCCACCAAAGGACTATTTAATTTCATTAAATTTATAGAAAAATTGGAACGTAGCAAAGGAGATATGGGTGCTGCAAAGATTCTAGGAGAAAATGATAATGTGGTAAGAATTATGAGTATCCATAAAAGTAAAGGCTTGGAGTTTCCTGTAGTCATTACTGCAGGAATGGGTAAAAATTTTAACCTGAGGGATGTTAGTGCTGATGTTTTATTACACAAGGATTTAGGTTTAGGACCTAAGTTTACAGATCTAAATTTAAGAACCTATAGGGATACTATTGCTAAGTTGGCCATGAAGGATAAGATAAAAATGGAAAGCCTATCGGAGGAAATGAGAATTCTCTACGTTGCTTTAACAAGACCGATAGACAAGCTGATTTTAGTGGGCTCTGTTAAAAATTTACCTAAGCAGGTGGAAAAGTGGAGAAAGAATATGAATCTCTATATGCTTTCTACAGCTAGGAGTTATTTTGATTGGATTGGTATGGTATTGGCAAAGCATCCTGATGGTGAAGTCCTAAGGGAATTAACAGAATTGGCGTGGAACGAAGAACAACTATTAGCAGATCCCTCCAGATGGTCCATTCATATCCTCCATAGAAGGGATATTGTTATAGAGGAAGTGGAAAAGGTACATCAACATAAAGAGGCAAAAGAATATCTTGAGGAATTTCATAAAACCCACTTTACTGCCTATAAAAACCAAATAGATGCTAGATTAAACTGGCAGTATCCTAATCGAAGGGCTACATCCATACCCTCTAAGCTTTCAGTTTCTGAAATAAAAAAATCTACCATTGCAACAATGGATAGCATAGGCTACAACATTCCTACCTTGACAAGGAAACCAAAGTTTCTAGAAGGAACTAAGGTTTTTACAGCTGCCGAAAAGGGTACCATCCTCCACTTTGTTCTCCAGCATTTAGATTTAGAGGATCTAGAGAAGAAGGAGAATATTGAAGAGCAGATTCAATGGATGGTGATAAAGGAACTTTTAACGGAAGAGGAAGCAGCTACCGTTGAAGGTGATAAAATAAAAGCTTATTTTGATAGCAATTTGGGAAAAAGAATGTTAAAGGCCGATAAGGTTTATCGAGAAACCCCCTTTAATATTAAAAAGAGGGCAGAAGATGTTATAGAGGGGCTAGAGGACTGTGATGACAGTCTATTGGTACAGGGTGTAATAGACTGTCACTTCCAGGAGGGGGATGGATTAGTCCTCATAGACTATAAAAGTGATTATGTACCTAATAATGCCCCACAAATCATTGCTAAAAAATATGAAGTCCAGTTAAAGCTCTATGAAGAAGCATTAGAAAAAATAACGGGAAAAAGTGTAAAGGAAAAATATATCTATTTATTTGATATAGATAGGGCAATCAAACTGTAA
- the addB gene encoding helicase-exonuclease AddAB subunit AddB: MGITYITGRAGAGKSHYVLSAIKERIQEGQEHPLFLMVPEQFTLQAERDLIEKQQLDGIMGAEVLSFTRLAHRVFHEVGGLTKTPINDIGKTMIIKRILDEYKEDLKIYKTTAKQEGFVGKINDMICELKQQEITAIDLNMVMEDLEEESILKMKLDDIILIYDKFNSYLENRYVDNEDHINLLIESIETSNFLENAEVWIDGFHTFTPQTFRVIEKLLLKVREVYITFTMELKGKEWDKNLFHVSQNTYLKIKKMVEGLGVDEKIINLDLHRREDLGQKKEIKHIEEEFFRYPYRQFTEEVENLKIFAAANPQAEIEHTAAEIIALIRDRGYRFRDIALVSGDFEGYGSTIKRVFEEYGIPYFMDQKRSIMNNPIIEFVLAAIETGLKNYSYKEMFRFIKTGLTGLTKDEEEVLENYVLQYGIKGKLWLEDFYKGIEGNQLHQVNDIRQRVITPLNTFHKKIRQRKSPRGITKALFEFLQEMKIEEKLENWIEALKDEGRFDYANENTQIWNTVLEIFDQIYEILENEKISLKEYYRILESGFAACEIGVIPSTIDQVLVGNIDRSRSHDIKALFVVGGNDGILPSLQNDEGILLEHERQSLENSGLELVERGETRLYQENFSIYSAFSKPKEYLWVSFSLGDEEGKAKRPSILIDRFKKLFPKLRIEGDLMKGIENQLHLVATPDSTFKHLTENLRLFIDSKPMESLWWDIYDWYYHQPQWQDKRRLMIEGLFHENQVKYVDKGRIRNLYDTPIKTSVSRLEAFANCPFSHFVTYGLRPKERKEYAIRTPDIGKLFHDSVDKFAEKTKEKAINWRDIHKEESDRLVEEIMEQLTQDFEHGVMLSTHRYKYLVNRLTRISKKALWTIIEHMKNGDFEVHGHEIAFGEGRTLPSIVIQLEDGEKITLEGRIDRIDILQEEDINYFKVIDYKSSNKKFSLSDVYYGFQLQLIVYLDAVMALEDRWKKKKNHPAGVFYFKIDDPLIKTPDKAIERIEQEINKELKMKGLVVKDLKIIKGMDHKLEKHSDIIPVSLNQDETISKKSSVATEEDFINLIAHAKSLIKEMGKEILKGNVKIEPCKKGKQVSCQYCSYQAICQFDHLFDDNKYKSIKELKSEEVLQRLQKRKEEDNEKVDEGTTGGH, encoded by the coding sequence ATGGGTATAACCTATATAACTGGAAGGGCAGGGGCAGGTAAAAGTCACTATGTGCTGTCCGCCATAAAGGAACGGATTCAAGAGGGACAAGAACACCCTCTATTTCTAATGGTGCCAGAGCAATTCACCCTACAGGCCGAGAGGGACTTAATTGAAAAGCAACAATTGGATGGCATCATGGGGGCAGAGGTCTTGAGTTTTACTAGACTTGCCCACAGGGTTTTTCATGAAGTAGGGGGATTGACAAAGACACCTATCAATGACATAGGGAAAACCATGATTATTAAAAGAATTCTAGATGAATATAAAGAGGACTTAAAAATTTACAAAACCACAGCTAAACAAGAGGGATTTGTAGGGAAGATAAATGATATGATTTGTGAATTAAAACAGCAGGAAATTACTGCTATTGATCTAAATATGGTGATGGAAGATTTAGAAGAAGAAAGTATCTTAAAGATGAAGCTGGATGATATTATTTTGATTTATGATAAATTTAATAGCTATTTAGAAAATCGCTATGTGGATAATGAAGATCATATCAATCTCCTAATTGAAAGCATTGAAACCTCAAATTTTTTAGAAAATGCCGAGGTTTGGATTGATGGGTTTCATACCTTTACTCCTCAAACCTTCAGGGTTATAGAAAAGCTTTTATTAAAGGTGAGGGAGGTATATATAACCTTTACGATGGAGTTAAAGGGAAAGGAATGGGATAAAAATCTTTTTCATGTTTCTCAAAATACTTATTTAAAGATAAAAAAAATGGTGGAAGGATTAGGGGTTGACGAAAAAATTATTAATCTTGATTTACACAGAAGGGAAGATCTGGGCCAGAAGAAAGAAATTAAACACATCGAAGAGGAGTTTTTCCGCTACCCCTATAGACAGTTTACAGAGGAGGTTGAAAATTTAAAGATTTTCGCTGCTGCTAATCCTCAAGCAGAGATTGAACACACTGCAGCAGAAATTATTGCCTTGATCAGGGATAGAGGTTATAGATTTAGAGATATTGCTTTGGTATCAGGGGACTTTGAAGGATATGGAAGCACCATAAAAAGGGTATTTGAAGAGTATGGAATTCCCTATTTTATGGACCAAAAACGCAGCATTATGAATAATCCTATCATTGAGTTTGTTTTAGCTGCAATAGAAACAGGACTTAAAAATTATTCCTATAAAGAAATGTTTCGATTTATAAAAACTGGCCTTACAGGTTTGACGAAGGATGAAGAAGAGGTATTGGAGAATTACGTTCTTCAATATGGGATTAAAGGAAAGCTATGGTTGGAGGACTTTTATAAAGGAATAGAGGGAAACCAACTTCATCAAGTAAATGATATTAGACAAAGGGTGATAACCCCTCTAAACACCTTCCATAAGAAAATTAGACAAAGGAAAAGTCCTAGGGGAATAACAAAGGCCCTATTTGAATTTCTGCAGGAAATGAAGATTGAGGAAAAGCTAGAAAATTGGATTGAAGCCCTAAAGGATGAGGGTAGATTTGATTATGCCAATGAAAACACGCAAATTTGGAATACGGTTTTAGAAATTTTTGATCAAATCTATGAAATCCTAGAAAACGAAAAGATTTCTCTAAAGGAATACTATAGAATCCTAGAATCAGGTTTTGCCGCCTGTGAAATAGGTGTTATTCCTTCAACCATCGACCAAGTACTGGTGGGTAACATAGACCGCTCAAGAAGTCATGATATTAAGGCTTTATTTGTGGTGGGGGGAAATGATGGAATTTTACCTTCTCTACAGAATGATGAAGGAATTCTGCTGGAGCATGAACGACAATCCCTAGAAAATTCTGGTTTAGAGTTGGTGGAAAGGGGAGAAACAAGACTTTATCAGGAAAATTTTTCTATTTATTCTGCCTTCTCGAAGCCCAAAGAGTATCTGTGGGTGAGTTTTTCCCTAGGAGATGAGGAAGGAAAAGCAAAACGCCCTTCTATTTTAATAGATCGTTTTAAAAAGCTTTTTCCTAAATTGAGAATTGAAGGAGATTTAATGAAAGGAATAGAAAATCAACTACATTTAGTGGCAACACCCGATAGCACATTTAAACATCTAACAGAGAATCTGAGATTGTTTATAGATAGCAAGCCCATGGAATCCCTTTGGTGGGATATTTATGATTGGTATTATCATCAACCTCAATGGCAGGATAAGAGGAGACTCATGATAGAAGGACTCTTCCATGAAAATCAAGTAAAATATGTGGATAAAGGAAGAATAAGAAATCTATATGATACCCCTATCAAAACCAGTGTTTCAAGGTTAGAAGCCTTTGCAAATTGTCCTTTCTCCCATTTTGTAACCTATGGACTACGACCCAAGGAGAGAAAGGAATATGCTATAAGAACACCAGATATAGGGAAGCTATTCCACGACTCTGTTGACAAGTTTGCTGAAAAAACAAAGGAGAAAGCTATAAATTGGAGAGATATTCATAAGGAGGAAAGTGATCGACTGGTGGAGGAGATTATGGAACAGTTGACCCAGGATTTTGAGCATGGGGTAATGCTGAGTACCCACCGTTATAAATACCTGGTGAATCGTTTAACCCGGATTAGTAAGAAGGCGTTATGGACGATAATAGAACACATGAAAAACGGCGATTTTGAGGTTCATGGCCATGAGATAGCCTTTGGAGAAGGAAGAACCCTCCCTAGTATTGTTATACAGCTGGAGGATGGAGAAAAAATTACGTTAGAGGGAAGAATTGATAGAATTGATATCCTACAGGAGGAAGATATTAACTATTTTAAGGTAATTGATTATAAATCCAGTAATAAAAAGTTTAGTTTATCCGATGTATATTATGGCTTTCAGCTTCAATTGATTGTTTATTTAGATGCAGTGATGGCCCTAGAGGATAGATGGAAAAAGAAAAAAAATCATCCTGCTGGAGTATTTTACTTTAAAATAGATGATCCCTTAATAAAAACACCTGATAAAGCAATAGAGAGGATAGAGCAGGAAATCAATAAGGAACTGAAGATGAAGGGCTTGGTGGTAAAGGATTTAAAAATTATCAAAGGGATGGACCATAAACTTGAAAAACACTCTGATATCATACCTGTTTCCTTAAACCAAGATGAGACTATAAGCAAGAAATCTTCTGTTGCTACAGAGGAGGATTTTATTAATCTTATCGCCCACGCAAAAAGCTTAATAAAAGAGATGGGAAAGGAAATTTTAAAGGGGAATGTGAAGATTGAACCATGTAAAAAGGGGAAACAGGTCTCCTGTCAATATTGTTCCTATCAGGCTATTTGTCAATTTGATCATCTCTTTGATGACAATAAGTATAAAAGTATTAAAGAACTAAAATCAGAGGAAGTACTACAAAGGCTGCAGAAGAGAAAGGAGGAAGACAATGAAAAGGTGGACGAAGGAACAACAGGCGGCCATTGA
- a CDS encoding TRAP transporter permease — MAKDKISLTPELDEEKQAELMAKYDREFTYRRLKGIMAKVVSIVAIVWALVQLRTAALGVFPTTIQRGQHVGFALFLVFLLYPMRKSNRSDKIAWYDFICAGLSIVVAAYHIIYYQPIIHRAGAYTTADITISIIAVLLVIEATRRVAGPVLVSVASFFLIYAYFGQMFPGFLSHRGYAIPRIATYMWMSTEAVLGIPVGVSSTFIFLFLVFATFLKKTGIGDWLTDLAMGVAGGATGGPAKAAVIASACQGTISGSSVANTVGTGSVTIPLMKSIGYRSEFAAATEAAASTGGQLMPPIMGAAAFIMTEFTGLPYSVIALSAAIPALLYFTGIFIMIHLEAKKQGLRGLKRSELPNPLKLIKEKWFLALPIVVIVVLLVQGRTPMRAALFAIGSAILVSYIRKDTRLKIKDIFDGLEEGARTALPVAMACATAGIIVGIVTLTGLGVKFSNGILFLSGGNMYLAMLFTMFASILLGMGMPTTANYIVQATIAAPVLVELGVPIIAAHLFVFYFGIVADITPPVALAAFAGSGIAGSNPFKTGVQASKLAFAAYLVPYIFATNPELVLVDTNAIELIMALATALIGMYALGGAVSGYLKTTARAWERLILAVGGIMLVNPSGWTNGIGIALTVAIFALQTIRSKKETETVEV; from the coding sequence GTGGCTAAAGATAAAATAAGCTTAACACCTGAACTAGATGAGGAAAAACAAGCAGAGCTTATGGCTAAGTACGATAGAGAGTTTACCTACAGAAGACTAAAAGGAATTATGGCAAAGGTTGTTTCTATTGTAGCCATAGTATGGGCATTGGTACAACTCCGGACTGCAGCCCTTGGTGTATTTCCAACCACCATACAAAGGGGACAGCACGTAGGATTTGCACTTTTTTTGGTATTTCTTCTCTACCCCATGAGAAAGTCTAATAGAAGTGATAAAATTGCTTGGTACGATTTTATATGTGCGGGTCTTTCGATTGTAGTAGCGGCATATCATATTATTTATTATCAGCCTATTATCCATAGGGCTGGGGCTTATACTACTGCCGATATAACGATATCTATTATAGCAGTATTATTGGTTATTGAGGCTACAAGAAGGGTTGCTGGACCAGTATTGGTTTCAGTAGCATCATTTTTCTTAATATATGCTTACTTTGGACAAATGTTTCCAGGATTTTTATCCCACAGGGGATATGCCATACCTAGGATTGCCACCTATATGTGGATGTCTACAGAGGCTGTTTTAGGTATTCCTGTAGGAGTATCATCAACATTTATTTTCCTATTCCTAGTCTTTGCAACCTTCCTAAAGAAGACTGGGATTGGTGACTGGTTAACGGACTTGGCCATGGGGGTGGCTGGGGGTGCTACTGGAGGTCCTGCTAAGGCAGCTGTTATTGCCAGTGCCTGTCAGGGAACCATATCAGGAAGCTCTGTTGCCAATACCGTTGGTACAGGCTCTGTAACTATACCATTAATGAAAAGTATCGGTTACCGTAGTGAATTTGCAGCAGCTACTGAAGCAGCAGCATCTACTGGGGGACAGTTGATGCCACCTATTATGGGGGCAGCTGCCTTCATCATGACAGAATTTACTGGCTTGCCCTACAGTGTTATTGCTTTATCAGCAGCGATTCCTGCTTTATTATATTTTACAGGTATTTTTATTATGATCCACCTAGAGGCTAAAAAACAGGGTCTTAGGGGGTTAAAACGTAGCGAATTACCAAATCCTTTAAAATTAATAAAGGAAAAATGGTTCTTGGCTTTACCTATCGTAGTCATTGTTGTGCTTTTAGTACAGGGTAGAACCCCCATGAGGGCAGCATTATTTGCTATTGGTAGTGCTATTCTTGTATCCTATATTAGAAAAGATACAAGATTAAAGATTAAAGATATATTTGATGGTTTAGAGGAGGGTGCTAGAACAGCACTGCCAGTTGCTATGGCCTGTGCTACAGCTGGTATTATTGTAGGTATTGTTACCCTAACAGGTTTAGGGGTTAAATTCTCCAACGGTATTTTATTTTTATCCGGTGGTAATATGTACTTAGCCATGTTATTTACCATGTTTGCCTCTATTCTTTTAGGTATGGGGATGCCTACAACAGCCAATTATATCGTTCAGGCAACCATTGCTGCTCCTGTATTGGTTGAATTAGGGGTACCGATTATCGCAGCCCATTTATTTGTATTCTACTTTGGTATTGTTGCCGATATTACACCACCAGTTGCTTTGGCAGCCTTTGCAGGGTCAGGTATTGCTGGGTCTAATCCCTTTAAGACAGGGGTACAGGCTTCTAAACTGGCCTTTGCAGCCTATTTAGTACCCTACATTTTTGCAACCAATCCGGAGCTGGTATTGGTAGATACCAATGCAATCGAATTAATTATGGCCTTGGCAACAGCCCTAATCGGCATGTATGCCTTGGGTGGGGCGGTAAGCGGTTATTTAAAGACTACAGCTAGGGCATGGGAAAGACTTATCCTGGCAGTGGGGGGTATTATGCTGGTAAACCCAAGTGGGTGGACCAATGGGATAGGAATTGCCTTGACGGTAGCAATTTTTGCTTTACAAACAATCCGTTCTAAAAAAGAAACTGAAACTGTTGAAGTTTAA
- a CDS encoding solute carrier family 23 protein, whose translation MTKIYYPWFKREDIDGFFALFQNNLANFVLIAVVMISIGYPTSIVYGKVIPGAAISVLFGNLYYANMAKKLAIKENRTDVTALSYGISTPVMFIYLFGVLKPALDLTGNPEAAWKIGMAACLLGGLIEALGSVIGKWIHSHLPRASMLGTLAGVAFAFIGGELLFKTYEMPMIGLIVLAIILIGLIAKKPMPFKIPASLFAIIIGTVMAYTIGGVDSGQITEGLGTVGIYLPIPTLGFFQGFTYLTTTMAGLFAILLPISIYNFIETMNNVEAMAAAGDRYCVQEAQLADGLGTIVGAIFGGVFPTTVYIASIGSKWMNAGRGYSVINGFVFLVASTFGIIAAMSKIIPIAVIAPILVFVGISMVSQAFNSVEKRHFPAVVLAMLPYFANYIMTRFNGGAGEVVANLSSGIVPLGQGAMFTGLIWGAILVFIIDDEFHKAAYAALAGGILSATGFMHAPQLQFLFDYQYVVGYILMAVLFIGFSQYYKTLEVEEKVSE comes from the coding sequence ATGACAAAAATATACTATCCGTGGTTCAAAAGAGAAGATATTGATGGTTTTTTTGCACTTTTTCAAAATAACTTAGCAAACTTTGTTTTAATTGCTGTAGTAATGATTTCTATAGGCTATCCCACCTCTATTGTTTATGGGAAAGTTATTCCTGGGGCAGCCATATCCGTACTATTTGGCAATCTGTATTATGCTAATATGGCAAAAAAACTAGCCATAAAAGAAAATCGAACTGATGTAACAGCCCTATCCTACGGTATAAGTACACCTGTAATGTTTATTTATTTATTTGGGGTACTAAAGCCAGCCCTTGATTTAACAGGTAACCCTGAAGCTGCTTGGAAAATTGGAATGGCAGCATGTCTTCTTGGGGGTTTAATCGAGGCCCTGGGGAGTGTTATTGGCAAATGGATTCACAGTCATTTACCAAGAGCGTCTATGCTAGGTACTTTAGCAGGGGTAGCTTTTGCCTTTATTGGCGGGGAGTTGTTGTTTAAAACCTATGAAATGCCCATGATAGGTTTAATTGTATTGGCTATTATCTTAATTGGTTTAATTGCCAAAAAACCAATGCCCTTTAAAATTCCTGCTTCATTGTTTGCAATCATCATTGGTACTGTCATGGCCTATACTATTGGGGGCGTAGATTCAGGACAAATAACTGAAGGGCTTGGAACTGTAGGTATTTATCTGCCTATACCAACCTTAGGATTTTTTCAAGGCTTCACCTATTTAACCACTACAATGGCAGGATTATTTGCTATCCTACTACCCATATCCATCTACAACTTTATTGAGACAATGAATAATGTTGAGGCGATGGCAGCGGCAGGGGATAGATATTGTGTTCAAGAGGCACAATTAGCAGATGGACTAGGCACCATAGTAGGTGCAATATTTGGAGGGGTATTTCCTACGACAGTTTATATTGCTTCCATTGGTTCCAAGTGGATGAATGCCGGGAGGGGCTATTCTGTCATCAATGGTTTTGTATTTTTAGTTGCCTCTACCTTTGGAATTATTGCTGCCATGTCAAAAATAATTCCTATAGCTGTTATTGCACCCATATTAGTATTCGTTGGAATATCTATGGTTTCTCAAGCCTTTAATTCAGTAGAGAAAAGGCATTTTCCAGCAGTAGTTTTGGCCATGCTTCCTTACTTTGCTAACTATATTATGACACGGTTTAATGGAGGAGCTGGAGAGGTTGTTGCAAACCTATCCTCTGGTATAGTTCCCTTAGGACAGGGTGCAATGTTTACTGGGTTAATTTGGGGAGCTATTTTAGTATTCATCATAGATGATGAATTTCATAAGGCAGCTTATGCAGCCTTAGCTGGAGGGATATTATCAGCTACAGGTTTTATGCATGCACCCCAATTACAGTTTTTATTTGATTATCAATATGTTGTTGGGTATATCCTAATGGCAGTGTTATTTATTGGATTTAGTCAATATTATAAAACCTTAGAAGTAGAAGAGAAAGTAAGTGAATAG
- a CDS encoding xanthine phosphoribosyltransferase — protein MELLKRKIIQEGRVLDGNVLKVDSFLNHQLDIELLNEIGKRFKELFKNKSVTKILTAEVSGIAIAAIAAQYFNVPVVFAKKTESKNLDKEVYEGSAYSYTKEKHYKFMVSKKYISEEDHILIIDDFLANGQSILGLKEIVDKANAHLVGVGIVIEKGFQEGGEMLRAANIDIQSLAIIDSMENNKINFR, from the coding sequence ATGGAGTTGTTAAAGAGGAAGATTATACAAGAAGGCAGGGTATTGGATGGAAATGTACTGAAGGTGGATAGCTTTTTAAATCATCAGTTGGATATAGAACTATTGAATGAAATTGGGAAGAGATTTAAAGAATTATTTAAAAACAAATCTGTTACCAAAATATTGACAGCAGAAGTATCAGGTATTGCAATAGCTGCAATAGCAGCACAGTATTTTAATGTACCAGTTGTTTTTGCAAAGAAAACAGAGTCAAAAAACTTAGATAAGGAAGTATATGAAGGAAGTGCCTATTCCTATACAAAGGAAAAACACTATAAATTTATGGTTTCAAAAAAGTATATTAGTGAAGAAGATCATATATTAATTATTGATGATTTTTTAGCCAATGGTCAATCAATATTAGGTTTAAAGGAAATTGTTGATAAAGCTAATGCTCATTTAGTAGGGGTGGGCATCGTAATTGAAAAAGGATTTCAAGAAGGTGGAGAAATGCTAAGAGCAGCTAATATAGATATTCAATCCTTAGCTATTATTGATAGTATGGAGAATAACAAAATAAACTTTCGCTAA